The Belonocnema kinseyi isolate 2016_QV_RU_SX_M_011 chromosome 10, B_treatae_v1, whole genome shotgun sequence genome has a window encoding:
- the LOC117182307 gene encoding uncharacterized protein LOC117182307: protein MERKAKKLFFLSFFFVLQYSHVKGIEVDYIAAELENISEEYFLKENTFAYVDSDRDPPCVISNVTIIKDIPDEVQVRLTAYGFSMGEYRVPVGMEYTSPFCELYKEELFLAPAMEGVGFHENACPPLAGTYINTGYVGDSSKYPEAFPRNQYLISLEMTLDDEPIIALKLYVEVI from the exons ATGGAGAGgaaagctaaaaaattattttttttatctttcttctttGTGCTGCAATATTCCCATGTCAAG GGAATAGAAGTTGACTATATTGCTGCAGAACTAGAGAATATTTCGGAAgagtattttttgaaagaaaatacttTTGCCTACGTTGACTCTGATCGTGATCCTCCATGTGTAATTTCCAATGTCACCATCATTAAAGATATTCCAGATGAAGTACAA GTCAGATTGACTGCATACGGTTTTTCTATGGGCGAGTACAGAGTACCAGTGGGAATGGAATATACGTCACCATTTTGCGAGTTGTACAAAGAAGAGTTATTTTTGGCTCCTGCAATGGAAGGTGTAGGATTTCATGAAAACGCATGTCCACCACTTGCA GGTACCTACATCAATACCGGATACGTTGGAGACTCGTCGAAATATCCAGAAGCATTTCCACGAAACCAATATCTGATCAGTCTAGAAATGACACTAGATGATGAACCAATAATAGCATTAAAACTTTATGTAGAAGTGAtctaa
- the LOC117181413 gene encoding peptidoglycan-recognition protein SA-like, with the protein MSSVKYVFFIILPIILQTARADSTCPDIISRSQWSAKTAKFDNFLIPPLQYVVIHHTATPECETRSQCTNRVKNIQSYHMDELKWSDIGYSFLIGGDGNVYEGVGWKKEGAHTYGYNKKSAGLAFIGSYEDKKASEKMLTAAHKLILCGKSEGALRPDVKVIAGRQVVSIISPGMELYNQIQNWPEWTSEV; encoded by the exons ATGTCTTcagtaaaatatgtattttttattattctgccAATAATACTGCAAACTGCAAGAGCTG ATTCAACTTGTCCGGATATTATTTCGAGATCGCAGTGGAGTGCCAAAACagcaaaatttgataattttctcaTTCCTCCACTTCAATATGTCGTCATACATCATACAGCAACACCTGAATGTGAAACTCGATCTCAGTGCACAAATcgtgtgaaaaatattcaatcttACCACATGGACGAATTAAAGTGGAGTGATATTGGCTATTC gTTCCTAATTGGAGGTGATGGAAATGTATATGAAGGGGTTGGGTGGAAAAAAGAAGGCGCGCACACATACGGATACAATAAAAAGTCTGCAGGACTTGCTTTTATAGGAAGCTATGAAg ataaaaaagcaAGCGAAAAAATGTTGACGGCAGCACACAAGCTCATTCTTTGTGGAAAATCTGAAGGAGCTTTGCGGCCTGACGTAAAAGTGATCGCCGGACGACAAGTTGTCAGCATCATCAGTCCCGGGATGGAACTttataatcaaattcaaaattggccTGAGTGGACGTCggaagtataa